Proteins encoded within one genomic window of Brassica rapa cultivar Chiifu-401-42 chromosome A09, CAAS_Brap_v3.01, whole genome shotgun sequence:
- the LOC103841994 gene encoding uncharacterized protein LOC103841994 isoform X5, with protein MKNGQCAQELVQSSTQASHEYQDEHKINQSVDAPPIQDAVSVSASCNDSRKVSRQDIELVQNLIERCLQLYMNRDEVMKILLDRARIEPGFTSLVWQKLEEENADFFRAYYIRLKLKKQIILFNHLLEHQYHLMKYPLPQKFPLAPMPNGMHHMAPVVTMPMGYPVLQHPQMHVPGHPHIDAMGVSSYHVVNGVPANFQPRKMNSTNDMVIDTTLDDATPQVIPPNSGGMSVSPASVASSGHFPFDASDMVMDASVLDSAFTSEVGVGEGGAGNARDSLRSFDQIPWNFSLSDLTADLSNLGELEGLGNYPGSPFLPSDSEILLDSPDHEDIEEFFVDVPGPPCSNSDEEKP; from the exons ATGAAGAACGGACAG TGCGCACAGGAACTAGTACAATCTTCCACTCAAGCTTCACATGAGTACCAAGACGAACATAAAATTAACCAATCAGTAGATGCTCCTCCTATACAAGATGCTGTTTCTGTATCTGCTTCATGCAATGACAGTAGGAAAGTTTCAAGACAAGATATTGAACtt GTCCAGAATTTGATAGAAAGATGTCTTCAGTTGTACATGAACAGAGACGAGGTCATGAAGATCCTCTTGGATCGAGCAAGGATAGAACCTGGATTTACAAGCTTGG TTTGGCAGAAACTGGAAGAAGAAAACGCAGACTTCTTCAGGGCTTATTACATCAGGTTGAAACTGAAGAAGCAAATAATATTGTTCAATCATTTGCTTGAGCACCAGTACCACCTCATGAAGTATCCTCTACCTCAAAAGTTTCCTCTGGCACCGATGCCAAACGGAATGCATCACATGGCACCTG TAGTTACCATGCCAATGGGGTATCCAGTACTACAACACCCTCAAATGCATGTTCCAGGCCATCCTCATATTGATGCAATGGGAGTGTCAAGCTACCATGTTGTTAATGGAGTCCCTGCTAATTTCCAGCCACGGAAGATGAACTCAACGAATGA TATGGTGATTGATACAACCCTGGATGATGCAACTCCTCAAGTGATTCCACCAAACAGTGGTGGGATGTCAGTGAGTCCAGCTTCTGTGGCATCAAGTGGACACTTTCCATTTGATGCTTCAGATATGGTAATGGACGCTTCAGTGCTTGATTCCGCGTTCACCTCTGAGGTTGGAGTAGGAGAAGGAGGAGCTGGGAATGCCAGAGATTCACTCAGGTCATTTGATCAGATTCCCTGGAACTTTAGCCTTTCTGATCTCACTGCAGACCTGTCAAACTTGGGAG AGTTAGAAGGCTTAGGAAACTATCCAGGCTCTCCTTTTCTTCCATCTGATTCAGAGATTTTGCTTGATTCTCCTGACCATGAGGACATAG AGGAGTTTTTCGTGGATGTGCCTGGACCTCCTTGTTCTAATTCAGATGAAGAGAAGCCTTGA
- the LOC103841994 gene encoding uncharacterized protein LOC103841994 isoform X2 codes for MKNGQCAQELVQSSTQASHEYQDEHKINQSVDAPPIQDAVSVSASCNDSRKVSRQDIELVQNLIERCLQLYMNRDEVMKILLDRARIEPGFTSLVWQKLEEENADFFRAYYIRLKLKKQIILFNHLLEHQYHLMKYPLPQKFPLAPMPNGMHHMAPVVTMPMGYPVLQHPQMHVPGHPHIDAMGVSSYHVVNGVPANFQPRKMNSTNDMVIDTTLDDATPQVIPPNSGGMSVSPASVASSGHFPFDASDMVMDASVLDSAFTSEVGVGEGGAGNARDSLRSFDQIPWNFSLSDLTADLSNLGDVYVAELEGLGNYPGSPFLPSDSEILLDSPDHEDIEEFFVDVPGPPCSNSDEEKP; via the exons ATGAAGAACGGACAG TGCGCACAGGAACTAGTACAATCTTCCACTCAAGCTTCACATGAGTACCAAGACGAACATAAAATTAACCAATCAGTAGATGCTCCTCCTATACAAGATGCTGTTTCTGTATCTGCTTCATGCAATGACAGTAGGAAAGTTTCAAGACAAGATATTGAACtt GTCCAGAATTTGATAGAAAGATGTCTTCAGTTGTACATGAACAGAGACGAGGTCATGAAGATCCTCTTGGATCGAGCAAGGATAGAACCTGGATTTACAAGCTTGG TTTGGCAGAAACTGGAAGAAGAAAACGCAGACTTCTTCAGGGCTTATTACATCAGGTTGAAACTGAAGAAGCAAATAATATTGTTCAATCATTTGCTTGAGCACCAGTACCACCTCATGAAGTATCCTCTACCTCAAAAGTTTCCTCTGGCACCGATGCCAAACGGAATGCATCACATGGCACCTG TAGTTACCATGCCAATGGGGTATCCAGTACTACAACACCCTCAAATGCATGTTCCAGGCCATCCTCATATTGATGCAATGGGAGTGTCAAGCTACCATGTTGTTAATGGAGTCCCTGCTAATTTCCAGCCACGGAAGATGAACTCAACGAATGA TATGGTGATTGATACAACCCTGGATGATGCAACTCCTCAAGTGATTCCACCAAACAGTGGTGGGATGTCAGTGAGTCCAGCTTCTGTGGCATCAAGTGGACACTTTCCATTTGATGCTTCAGATATGGTAATGGACGCTTCAGTGCTTGATTCCGCGTTCACCTCTGAGGTTGGAGTAGGAGAAGGAGGAGCTGGGAATGCCAGAGATTCACTCAGGTCATTTGATCAGATTCCCTGGAACTTTAGCCTTTCTGATCTCACTGCAGACCTGTCAAACTTGGGAG ATGTGTATGTTGCAGAGTTAGAAGGCTTAGGAAACTATCCAGGCTCTCCTTTTCTTCCATCTGATTCAGAGATTTTGCTTGATTCTCCTGACCATGAGGACATAG AGGAGTTTTTCGTGGATGTGCCTGGACCTCCTTGTTCTAATTCAGATGAAGAGAAGCCTTGA
- the LOC103841994 gene encoding uncharacterized protein LOC103841994 isoform X1, with translation MKNGQCAQELVQSSTQASHEYQDEHKINQSVDAPPIQDAVSVSASCNDSRKVSRQDIELVQNLIERCLQLYMNRDEVMKILLDRARIEPGFTSLVWQKLEEENADFFRAYYIRLKLKKQIILFNHLLEHQYHLMKYPLPQKFPLAPMPNGMHHMAPGIVTMPMGYPVLQHPQMHVPGHPHIDAMGVSSYHVVNGVPANFQPRKMNSTNDMVIDTTLDDATPQVIPPNSGGMSVSPASVASSGHFPFDASDMVMDASVLDSAFTSEVGVGEGGAGNARDSLRSFDQIPWNFSLSDLTADLSNLGDVYVAELEGLGNYPGSPFLPSDSEILLDSPDHEDIEEFFVDVPGPPCSNSDEEKP, from the exons ATGAAGAACGGACAG TGCGCACAGGAACTAGTACAATCTTCCACTCAAGCTTCACATGAGTACCAAGACGAACATAAAATTAACCAATCAGTAGATGCTCCTCCTATACAAGATGCTGTTTCTGTATCTGCTTCATGCAATGACAGTAGGAAAGTTTCAAGACAAGATATTGAACtt GTCCAGAATTTGATAGAAAGATGTCTTCAGTTGTACATGAACAGAGACGAGGTCATGAAGATCCTCTTGGATCGAGCAAGGATAGAACCTGGATTTACAAGCTTGG TTTGGCAGAAACTGGAAGAAGAAAACGCAGACTTCTTCAGGGCTTATTACATCAGGTTGAAACTGAAGAAGCAAATAATATTGTTCAATCATTTGCTTGAGCACCAGTACCACCTCATGAAGTATCCTCTACCTCAAAAGTTTCCTCTGGCACCGATGCCAAACGGAATGCATCACATGGCACCTGGTA TAGTTACCATGCCAATGGGGTATCCAGTACTACAACACCCTCAAATGCATGTTCCAGGCCATCCTCATATTGATGCAATGGGAGTGTCAAGCTACCATGTTGTTAATGGAGTCCCTGCTAATTTCCAGCCACGGAAGATGAACTCAACGAATGA TATGGTGATTGATACAACCCTGGATGATGCAACTCCTCAAGTGATTCCACCAAACAGTGGTGGGATGTCAGTGAGTCCAGCTTCTGTGGCATCAAGTGGACACTTTCCATTTGATGCTTCAGATATGGTAATGGACGCTTCAGTGCTTGATTCCGCGTTCACCTCTGAGGTTGGAGTAGGAGAAGGAGGAGCTGGGAATGCCAGAGATTCACTCAGGTCATTTGATCAGATTCCCTGGAACTTTAGCCTTTCTGATCTCACTGCAGACCTGTCAAACTTGGGAG ATGTGTATGTTGCAGAGTTAGAAGGCTTAGGAAACTATCCAGGCTCTCCTTTTCTTCCATCTGATTCAGAGATTTTGCTTGATTCTCCTGACCATGAGGACATAG AGGAGTTTTTCGTGGATGTGCCTGGACCTCCTTGTTCTAATTCAGATGAAGAGAAGCCTTGA
- the LOC103841994 gene encoding uncharacterized protein LOC103841994 isoform X3: MKNGQELVQSSTQASHEYQDEHKINQSVDAPPIQDAVSVSASCNDSRKVSRQDIELVQNLIERCLQLYMNRDEVMKILLDRARIEPGFTSLVWQKLEEENADFFRAYYIRLKLKKQIILFNHLLEHQYHLMKYPLPQKFPLAPMPNGMHHMAPGIVTMPMGYPVLQHPQMHVPGHPHIDAMGVSSYHVVNGVPANFQPRKMNSTNDMVIDTTLDDATPQVIPPNSGGMSVSPASVASSGHFPFDASDMVMDASVLDSAFTSEVGVGEGGAGNARDSLRSFDQIPWNFSLSDLTADLSNLGDVYVAELEGLGNYPGSPFLPSDSEILLDSPDHEDIEEFFVDVPGPPCSNSDEEKP; this comes from the exons ATGAAGAACGGACAG GAACTAGTACAATCTTCCACTCAAGCTTCACATGAGTACCAAGACGAACATAAAATTAACCAATCAGTAGATGCTCCTCCTATACAAGATGCTGTTTCTGTATCTGCTTCATGCAATGACAGTAGGAAAGTTTCAAGACAAGATATTGAACtt GTCCAGAATTTGATAGAAAGATGTCTTCAGTTGTACATGAACAGAGACGAGGTCATGAAGATCCTCTTGGATCGAGCAAGGATAGAACCTGGATTTACAAGCTTGG TTTGGCAGAAACTGGAAGAAGAAAACGCAGACTTCTTCAGGGCTTATTACATCAGGTTGAAACTGAAGAAGCAAATAATATTGTTCAATCATTTGCTTGAGCACCAGTACCACCTCATGAAGTATCCTCTACCTCAAAAGTTTCCTCTGGCACCGATGCCAAACGGAATGCATCACATGGCACCTGGTA TAGTTACCATGCCAATGGGGTATCCAGTACTACAACACCCTCAAATGCATGTTCCAGGCCATCCTCATATTGATGCAATGGGAGTGTCAAGCTACCATGTTGTTAATGGAGTCCCTGCTAATTTCCAGCCACGGAAGATGAACTCAACGAATGA TATGGTGATTGATACAACCCTGGATGATGCAACTCCTCAAGTGATTCCACCAAACAGTGGTGGGATGTCAGTGAGTCCAGCTTCTGTGGCATCAAGTGGACACTTTCCATTTGATGCTTCAGATATGGTAATGGACGCTTCAGTGCTTGATTCCGCGTTCACCTCTGAGGTTGGAGTAGGAGAAGGAGGAGCTGGGAATGCCAGAGATTCACTCAGGTCATTTGATCAGATTCCCTGGAACTTTAGCCTTTCTGATCTCACTGCAGACCTGTCAAACTTGGGAG ATGTGTATGTTGCAGAGTTAGAAGGCTTAGGAAACTATCCAGGCTCTCCTTTTCTTCCATCTGATTCAGAGATTTTGCTTGATTCTCCTGACCATGAGGACATAG AGGAGTTTTTCGTGGATGTGCCTGGACCTCCTTGTTCTAATTCAGATGAAGAGAAGCCTTGA
- the LOC103841994 gene encoding uncharacterized protein LOC103841994 isoform X4, translating into MKNGQCAQELVQSSTQASHEYQDEHKINQSVDAPPIQDAVSVSASCNDSRKVSRQDIELVQNLIERCLQLYMNRDEVMKILLDRARIEPGFTSLVWQKLEEENADFFRAYYIRLKLKKQIILFNHLLEHQYHLMKYPLPQKFPLAPMPNGMHHMAPGIVTMPMGYPVLQHPQMHVPGHPHIDAMGVSSYHVVNGVPANFQPRKMNSTNDMVIDTTLDDATPQVIPPNSGGMSVSPASVASSGHFPFDASDMVMDASVLDSAFTSEVGVGEGGAGNARDSLRSFDQIPWNFSLSDLTADLSNLGELEGLGNYPGSPFLPSDSEILLDSPDHEDIEEFFVDVPGPPCSNSDEEKP; encoded by the exons ATGAAGAACGGACAG TGCGCACAGGAACTAGTACAATCTTCCACTCAAGCTTCACATGAGTACCAAGACGAACATAAAATTAACCAATCAGTAGATGCTCCTCCTATACAAGATGCTGTTTCTGTATCTGCTTCATGCAATGACAGTAGGAAAGTTTCAAGACAAGATATTGAACtt GTCCAGAATTTGATAGAAAGATGTCTTCAGTTGTACATGAACAGAGACGAGGTCATGAAGATCCTCTTGGATCGAGCAAGGATAGAACCTGGATTTACAAGCTTGG TTTGGCAGAAACTGGAAGAAGAAAACGCAGACTTCTTCAGGGCTTATTACATCAGGTTGAAACTGAAGAAGCAAATAATATTGTTCAATCATTTGCTTGAGCACCAGTACCACCTCATGAAGTATCCTCTACCTCAAAAGTTTCCTCTGGCACCGATGCCAAACGGAATGCATCACATGGCACCTGGTA TAGTTACCATGCCAATGGGGTATCCAGTACTACAACACCCTCAAATGCATGTTCCAGGCCATCCTCATATTGATGCAATGGGAGTGTCAAGCTACCATGTTGTTAATGGAGTCCCTGCTAATTTCCAGCCACGGAAGATGAACTCAACGAATGA TATGGTGATTGATACAACCCTGGATGATGCAACTCCTCAAGTGATTCCACCAAACAGTGGTGGGATGTCAGTGAGTCCAGCTTCTGTGGCATCAAGTGGACACTTTCCATTTGATGCTTCAGATATGGTAATGGACGCTTCAGTGCTTGATTCCGCGTTCACCTCTGAGGTTGGAGTAGGAGAAGGAGGAGCTGGGAATGCCAGAGATTCACTCAGGTCATTTGATCAGATTCCCTGGAACTTTAGCCTTTCTGATCTCACTGCAGACCTGTCAAACTTGGGAG AGTTAGAAGGCTTAGGAAACTATCCAGGCTCTCCTTTTCTTCCATCTGATTCAGAGATTTTGCTTGATTCTCCTGACCATGAGGACATAG AGGAGTTTTTCGTGGATGTGCCTGGACCTCCTTGTTCTAATTCAGATGAAGAGAAGCCTTGA
- the LOC103841994 gene encoding uncharacterized protein LOC103841994 isoform X6 — translation MNRDEVMKILLDRARIEPGFTSLVWQKLEEENADFFRAYYIRLKLKKQIILFNHLLEHQYHLMKYPLPQKFPLAPMPNGMHHMAPGIVTMPMGYPVLQHPQMHVPGHPHIDAMGVSSYHVVNGVPANFQPRKMNSTNDMVIDTTLDDATPQVIPPNSGGMSVSPASVASSGHFPFDASDMVMDASVLDSAFTSEVGVGEGGAGNARDSLRSFDQIPWNFSLSDLTADLSNLGDVYVAELEGLGNYPGSPFLPSDSEILLDSPDHEDIEEFFVDVPGPPCSNSDEEKP, via the exons ATGAACAGAGACGAGGTCATGAAGATCCTCTTGGATCGAGCAAGGATAGAACCTGGATTTACAAGCTTGG TTTGGCAGAAACTGGAAGAAGAAAACGCAGACTTCTTCAGGGCTTATTACATCAGGTTGAAACTGAAGAAGCAAATAATATTGTTCAATCATTTGCTTGAGCACCAGTACCACCTCATGAAGTATCCTCTACCTCAAAAGTTTCCTCTGGCACCGATGCCAAACGGAATGCATCACATGGCACCTGGTA TAGTTACCATGCCAATGGGGTATCCAGTACTACAACACCCTCAAATGCATGTTCCAGGCCATCCTCATATTGATGCAATGGGAGTGTCAAGCTACCATGTTGTTAATGGAGTCCCTGCTAATTTCCAGCCACGGAAGATGAACTCAACGAATGA TATGGTGATTGATACAACCCTGGATGATGCAACTCCTCAAGTGATTCCACCAAACAGTGGTGGGATGTCAGTGAGTCCAGCTTCTGTGGCATCAAGTGGACACTTTCCATTTGATGCTTCAGATATGGTAATGGACGCTTCAGTGCTTGATTCCGCGTTCACCTCTGAGGTTGGAGTAGGAGAAGGAGGAGCTGGGAATGCCAGAGATTCACTCAGGTCATTTGATCAGATTCCCTGGAACTTTAGCCTTTCTGATCTCACTGCAGACCTGTCAAACTTGGGAG ATGTGTATGTTGCAGAGTTAGAAGGCTTAGGAAACTATCCAGGCTCTCCTTTTCTTCCATCTGATTCAGAGATTTTGCTTGATTCTCCTGACCATGAGGACATAG AGGAGTTTTTCGTGGATGTGCCTGGACCTCCTTGTTCTAATTCAGATGAAGAGAAGCCTTGA
- the LOC117127836 gene encoding uncharacterized protein LOC117127836, with the protein MLELYAFITTIELTDNEDYYQWELDGKVSKVFKTGDVYSYLRGDLQTMSWAKVIWFPHAIPRHSFNAWIMNLNRSPTRDRLLSWGLQVDSSCLLCNSNNETRDHLYFDCTFSFDLWSQLARRCRIRPYRSWNQTIAQLENLQSPKSTRLLTLLVWQAALYWLWNERNARLHSGVFRSVDVILTLIDRQVRNKIQSFRETSPSLASRMLQRWFETP; encoded by the coding sequence ATGTTAGAGTTATATGCTTTCATCACTACTATTGAACTCACTGACAATGAGGACTACTATCAATGGGAGCTCGATGGTAAAGTTTCAAAGGTTTTCAAGACGGGCGACGTGTACTCTTACTTAAGAGGCGATCTACAAACGATGAGCTGGGCAAAGGTGATCTGGTTTCCTCATGCAATCCCGAGGCACTCGTTCAACGCTTGGATCATGAACCTCAATCGTTCCCCAACAAGAGATAGACTACTGAGTTGGGGGCTACAGGTTGATTCTTCCTGTCTTCTCTGTAATTCAAACAATGAAACAAGGGATCATCTTTACTTTGACTGTACATTCAGTTTCGATCTTTGGAGTCAACTAGCAAGAAGATGTCGGATCAGGCCTTACCGCTCCTGGAATCAAACGATCGCTCAACTGGAAAACCTCCAGTCACCCAAATCGACTCGTCTCCTCACTCTTCTGGTTTGGCAAGCCGCCCTCTACTGGCTCTGGAACGAACGGAACGCACGTCTTCACTCAGGCGTTTTCCGTTCGGTTGACGTCATTCTTACCCTCATCGACCGTCAGGTTCGTAACAAGATTCAAAGCTTCCGTGAGACAAGCCCTTCCCTCGCGTCGAGGATGTTGCAAAGATGGTTCGAGACCCCATAA
- the LOC103842352 gene encoding FT-interacting protein 3, with translation MAQYTVKKISPKLGGERGTRNPNGPTSSYDLVEPMEFLYVEVIKTINKSVLNPITHACKPIVEITLGNYQSSTRDLPVGPNGAWNQVFAFDKSTADVLSVALKDGQFPNNTLIGKQNFKVAADIPSRVPPDARMAPQWYPIPSTVEGYHMELLMSVWFGTQADEVYSNAWFAEASLVSAKYVKNTRPKLYLAPRLCYVRVTIVSGHDLLASDAKRTPNVYVRAILNENLTGEVCLKTKPIESENPSWNQDLIFVASESLEGTVKFELWDLIGKGPPHQQCIGTLEKKLSEMTALKVPGAASALFYDVEPGGKIIPEGDTRRFSCRLKMKLATDQSYHVFDESTQYCSDYRAFAKGLWPGTLGKLEVGILGATGLTPAKNVEKQRNAYVVAKYGNKWARTRTMVNNKSPKWNEQYSWDIYEKYTVLTLGVYDNHHILSMNDGDHVPLGKVRIPLSLLQWNRIYTGSYPILVLGKEGLKTTGEIQLAVRCACPPSTLTFFPPSYAFATAPFRLLLPKSHYKSPLGFPQTDQLRELAVGVNCQNLARTEPPLRTEVVKDMLSPKNNNFSMRKTKANVARLYDFYTWLSSKYGRLDAEVRSTTDNTPKWITFAVCFCVLWLLPPLTLGLVVYLYPYCLVSFSVYVMIKVLVEYYKTWNGTGPPPPLVLFDVKLSRLEKLDDTQALDEVAEEFDATSAVDPAVLKMRYDRLKAMGAEVMVFSGEAASQFERFHALWTLCTSNAVVLICVLALLYPVLLVYYYFSLESLVKAFITVFVFKWVNFTFNRLDLPSAFKNFFRRLPNKEHLMM, from the exons ATGGCTCAGTACACCGTTAAGAAAATCTCTCCGAAGCTCGGAGGAGAAAGAGGAACTCGAAACCCTAACGGCCCAACTTCTTCATATGACCTCGTCGAGCCAATGGAGTTTCTTTACGTAGAAGTAATCAAAACCATCAACAAATCTGTCCTAAACCCTATCACCCACGCATGTAAACCTATCGTTGAGATCACTCTCGGCAACTACCAATCCTCTACCAGAGATCTACCAGTGGGACCAAACGGGGCCTGGAACCAAGTCTTTGCTTTCGACAAATCTACAGCTGATGTCTTGTCCGTTGCCCTAAAAGACGGTCAGTTTCCTAACAATACCTTGATCGGCAAGCAAAACTTCAAGGTGGCTGCTGATATTCCGTCTAGGGTTCCTCCCGATGCAAGAATGGCTCCTCAGTGGTACCCTATACCGAGCACTGTGGAAGGTTACCacatggagttgctgatgtCGGTTTGGTTCGGTACACAAGCGGATGAGGTTTACTCAAACGCTTGGTTTGCCGAGGCGTCTCTTGTCAGTGCTAAATACGTGAAAAACACGCGACCTAAACTCTACCTAGCTCCAAGGCTCTGTTACGTTAGGGTTACGATTGTTTCAGGCCATGATTTGCTTGCTAGCGATGCAAAACGAACACCTAACGTTTACGTGAGGGCAATTCTAAATGAAAACCTTACAGGTGAAGTCTGTTTAAAAACCAAGCCAATCGAAAGCGAGAACCCGTCTTGGAACCAAGATCTCATCTTTGTAGCATCAGAGTCGTTAGAAGGAACGGTCAAATTTGAGCTTTGGGATCTTATCGGCAAAGGCCCCCCTCACCAACAATGCATAGGGACATTAGAAAAGAAGCTATCAGAGATGACAGCGCTTAAAGTTCCAGGAGCCGCATCGGCTCTGTTCTACGACGTTGAACCAGGCGGTAAGATCATACCGGAAGGCGACACGAGGCGGTTCTCCTGCAGACTCAAGATGAAGCTAGCCACTGATCAGTCCTACCACGTCTTTGATGAAAGCACCCAATACTGTAGCGATTACCGAGCTTTCGCAAAAGGGTTATGGCCCGGTACGTTAGGGAAATTAGAAGTTGGTATTCTTGGTGCAACCGGTTTAACACCCGCGAAAAACGTGGAAAAGCAAAGGAACGCTTATGTTGTGGCCAAGTATGGTAATAAATGGGCCAGGACTCGAACCATGGTCAATAACAAGTCGCCTAAGTGGAACGAGCAGTATTCTTGGGACATATACGAGAAGTATACTGTCTTAACGCTTGGAGTCTACGACAACCATCACATCTTAAGTATGAATGACGGCGACCATGTCCCGCTCGGGAAAGTGAGGATCCCATTGAGTTTACTTCAATGGAACAGGATCTACACTGGTTCTTATCCGATCCTGGTGTTAGGGAAAGAAGGTTTAAAGACAACAG GTGAGATTCAGCTCGCGGTTCGCTGCGCTTGTCCACCGTCAACGTTAACGTTCTTTCCACCTTCCTACGCGTTTGCTACGGCTCCTTTCCGTTTGCTGTTACCCAAGTCTCATTACAAGTCTCCACTAGGGTTTCCACAGACCGACCAACTGCGAGAGTTAGCTGTCGGTGTGAACTGTCAGAACCTGGCGAGAACTGAGCCGCCATTGAGAACTGAAGTCGTTAAGGATATGTTGTCGCCGAAGAATAATAACTTCAGTATGAGAAAAACCAAAGCTAATGTCGCAAGGCTTTATGACTTCTATACGTGGCTCTCAAGCAAGTACGGTCGGTTAGATGCAGAGGTCAGGTCCACGACAGATAACACCCCGAAGTGGATCACGTTTGCTGTCTGTttttgtgttctttggttgttgccGCCGTTAACGCTGGGGTTGGTGGTTTATCTATATCCATACTGCCTCGTGTCATTCAGTGTTTACGTAATGATCAAGGTCCTGGTGGAATATTACAAGACGTGGAATGGTACTGGTCCTCCTCCTCCTTTGGTTCTCTTCGACGTGAAGCTCTCGAGGCTCGAGAAACTCGACGACACGCAGGCGCTTGACGAGGTAGCCGAGGAGTTCGACGCGACGTCGGCTGTCGACCCGGCGGTTCTCAAGATGAGGTACGATAGGCTGAAAGCTATGGGTGCGGAGGTGATGGTGTTTTCGGGGGAAGCTGCGTCACAGTTCGAAAGGTTTCACGCGCTTTGGACGTTATGTACGAGCAATGCAGTCGTGTTGATTTGCGTCCTGGCCCTGCTTTACCCGGTCTTGCTCGTCTATTACTATTTTTCGTTGGAGTCTCTGGTTAAGGCTTTCATTACCGTCTTTGTTTTTAAGTGGGTTAACTTCACGTTTAATCGGTTGGATCTGCCTTCTGCCTTCAAGAACTTCTTCAGAAGATTGCCTAACAAAGAACACCTCATGATGTGA